The Eubacteriales bacterium genome window below encodes:
- the rpsO gene encoding 30S ribosomal protein S15, whose amino-acid sequence MKKETKNEVILKYATHEGDTGSPEVQIALLTARIEELNEHFKVHKKDFHSRRGLLKMVGHRRNLLNYLKKKDIERYRNIISSLNLRK is encoded by the coding sequence ATGAAAAAGGAAACAAAGAACGAAGTCATCTTAAAGTATGCTACACATGAAGGTGATACTGGTTCACCAGAAGTGCAGATTGCACTTTTAACAGCTAGGATAGAAGAATTAAATGAACACTTTAAAGTGCATAAAAAGGATTTTCACTCAAGAAGAGGATTGTTAAAAATGGTTGGACATAGGAGAAATCTACTCAATTATTTAAAGAAAAAGGATATTGAGAGATACAGAAATATAATTTCCAGCCTGAACTTGAGAAAATAA
- a CDS encoding bifunctional riboflavin kinase/FAD synthetase: MRWKTIKVTNDVKDIECSKVAVALGTFDGMHIGHMELIKTLKEKACEIGVNTLVYTFSSVPAEYFSKGNIRLFTVEQKLKAFENLGVDCVLLNEFNKEYAQKTAEQFFNELTHNLKIGLLVAGENFTFGHKKQGNFEMLKKMSEKAGIPIICSKSVYSDGELVSSTRIRSLISKGDVFTANKLLMNPYSMSGIVENGQKLATSLGFATANIEPTFKKVMPKLGVYITTVNVDSKELLSITNVGIRPTVAKKDEVIIETHILNASPNLYKKEITVSFIKNLRGEKKFSSVEKLKKQVESDIIIAKQYFKI, from the coding sequence GTGAGGTGGAAGACAATTAAAGTTACAAATGACGTAAAGGATATTGAATGTAGTAAGGTAGCGGTGGCATTAGGGACCTTTGACGGGATGCACATAGGCCACATGGAGCTTATAAAAACACTTAAGGAAAAGGCATGTGAGATAGGGGTAAATACCCTTGTATATACTTTTTCTTCCGTTCCTGCGGAGTATTTTTCAAAAGGTAATATCAGGCTGTTTACCGTAGAACAAAAGTTAAAAGCATTTGAAAACCTTGGGGTAGACTGTGTGCTGCTAAATGAGTTTAATAAAGAATACGCGCAAAAAACGGCAGAACAGTTTTTTAATGAACTGACACATAATTTAAAAATAGGCCTTTTGGTAGCAGGTGAAAATTTTACGTTTGGGCATAAAAAACAAGGCAACTTTGAAATGCTGAAAAAAATGAGCGAAAAAGCGGGTATCCCTATCATCTGTTCAAAGAGCGTTTATTCAGACGGTGAGTTGGTCAGCAGCACGCGTATAAGGAGCCTTATATCTAAAGGAGACGTATTTACTGCGAATAAGCTGCTGATGAATCCTTATTCAATGTCAGGCATCGTCGAAAACGGGCAGAAGCTGGCGACTAGCCTGGGATTTGCAACGGCTAATATTGAACCAACGTTCAAAAAGGTAATGCCGAAATTAGGCGTCTATATAACAACTGTGAACGTCGATTCAAAAGAGTTGCTATCCATTACCAATGTAGGCATAAGGCCAACAGTTGCTAAAAAAGATGAAGTTATTATAGAAACCCATATTTTAAATGCATCTCCGAACCTTTATAAAAAGGAAATAACAGTTTCGTTTATAAAGAATTTAAGGGGAGAAAAAAAGTTTAGTTCTGTAGAAAAATTAAAAAAACAAGTTGAAAGTGATATAATAATAGCAAAACAGTATTTTAAAATTTAA
- the truB gene encoding tRNA pseudouridine(55) synthase TruB: MNGIINVLKPPGMSSSGVVVFLKRLLNIKKIGHTGTLDPGAAGVLVICLNRATRLFDIFMDEEKEYIAEIKFGISTDTQDLYGYITGSSEAIAGENQLLDILPKFTGEIEQITPIYSAAKQQGKPLYSLARQGLDIREKKRLVTISGIEYLGKTGHNRFLLSVKCSKGTYIRTLISDIGEKIGIPSVMSFLLRTKSGEFYLDKAYTIDELKGLASEKRIQDAVIKPEDALLKFRAVNVTKSEAAKLKNGCTIVFSGYTESERVRVFCDGSFLGLADAVDGNLKIIIHLGEVEDN, from the coding sequence ATGAACGGTATCATAAACGTATTAAAGCCTCCGGGCATGTCTTCGTCTGGAGTGGTTGTATTTCTAAAAAGGCTTTTAAACATAAAAAAGATAGGGCACACGGGCACTTTAGATCCTGGAGCTGCAGGGGTTTTGGTTATATGTTTAAATCGTGCTACGCGCCTTTTTGATATTTTCATGGATGAGGAAAAGGAGTATATAGCTGAAATCAAGTTCGGCATATCGACAGACACTCAAGACCTATATGGATATATCACCGGCAGTAGTGAAGCCATAGCAGGCGAAAATCAGCTGCTGGATATCTTGCCTAAATTCACGGGCGAAATAGAACAGATAACGCCGATATATTCGGCGGCAAAGCAGCAAGGGAAACCCCTTTACAGCCTGGCAAGGCAAGGGCTTGATATCAGGGAGAAAAAAAGGCTGGTTACAATAAGCGGTATTGAATATCTAGGCAAGACAGGGCACAATAGATTTTTACTAAGCGTTAAATGCAGCAAAGGTACATATATAAGGACGCTTATCTCAGATATTGGTGAGAAAATCGGTATTCCGTCTGTTATGTCGTTTTTGCTAAGGACAAAGTCCGGTGAGTTTTATTTAGACAAAGCATATACGATTGATGAACTGAAGGGATTAGCATCTGAAAAAAGGATACAGGATGCAGTGATTAAGCCGGAAGATGCTCTTTTAAAGTTTAGGGCGGTAAATGTTACGAAGTCAGAAGCTGCAAAGTTAAAAAACGGCTGTACCATAGTATTTTCGGGATATACCGAAAGCGAACGAGTTAGAGTATTCTGTGATGGCTCGTTTTTGGGGCTTGCTGATGCAGTTGATGGCAATTTGAAGATTATAATCCATTTGGGTGAGGTGGAAGACAATTAA
- a CDS encoding bifunctional oligoribonuclease/PAP phosphatase NrnA, protein MSDLKYLIKMIKDADTVFLVTHINPDGDALGSTFALCYALKSIGKTVICACDGNITQRYQTIYKEEQGFLLEKVGEGFDLAIALDCADKGRIGSFASAFYSAKKTANIDHHMTNDNFADINIVKNASSTGEIIYELLTEADISITEKIAQNLYIAMVSDTGNFSYSNTTKKCFLYTAELIGKFDHEGTARLLFHTRTYGNTKIIELAIRNLELFYDGKVAIIHLSKKEIASCGANTDYDAIVSYGIEIDTVIACAFLREQEPGLYKVSLRSKGDVDVAKLSLKFSGGGHKNAAGFSLAGSLSDVKQQVAYELSLIVNKDS, encoded by the coding sequence GTGAGCGATCTAAAATATCTGATTAAAATGATAAAAGATGCCGATACAGTATTTTTGGTAACCCATATAAACCCTGATGGCGACGCACTTGGTTCGACTTTTGCACTTTGCTATGCACTTAAATCTATCGGGAAAACAGTTATTTGCGCTTGCGACGGAAATATTACGCAACGTTATCAGACGATTTACAAAGAAGAGCAGGGATTTTTGTTAGAAAAAGTAGGCGAGGGATTTGACTTGGCTATTGCGCTTGATTGCGCTGATAAAGGAAGAATTGGGAGCTTTGCAAGCGCTTTTTACTCAGCCAAAAAGACGGCTAATATAGACCATCATATGACTAACGACAACTTCGCAGATATAAACATTGTAAAGAACGCTTCATCAACGGGAGAAATAATATACGAGCTTTTGACAGAGGCGGATATTAGCATAACAGAAAAGATTGCACAGAATCTATATATTGCAATGGTATCAGACACCGGAAACTTTTCATATTCTAACACTACAAAAAAATGTTTCTTATATACAGCAGAATTGATAGGCAAGTTCGACCATGAAGGCACTGCGAGGTTGTTATTTCATACGAGGACTTACGGCAATACCAAAATAATTGAGCTTGCAATAAGGAATTTAGAACTTTTTTACGATGGTAAAGTTGCGATAATACACTTAAGCAAAAAAGAAATTGCCTCTTGCGGCGCAAATACAGACTATGACGCCATAGTAAGCTATGGCATAGAGATAGATACGGTTATAGCATGTGCGTTTTTACGCGAGCAGGAACCAGGGCTTTACAAGGTAAGTTTAAGGTCTAAAGGCGATGTTGACGTTGCTAAGTTATCTTTGAAGTTTTCCGGAGGCGGGCATAAAAACGCAGCAGGATTTAGTTTGGCTGGTTCGCTTAGCGATGTAAAACAACAGGTGGCATATGAGCTTTCTCTTATTGTAAATAAGGACAGTTGA
- the rbfA gene encoding 30S ribosome-binding factor RbfA has product MPADRIIRIAQEMKKTLSVIISSEIKDPRISPMTSVMKVELTRDLKYAKAYVSVYDNDEVKKSTIEALTHAQGYIKKLLGERIDMRRMPSIKFILDDSIDASINIAKILKDIGVSEEK; this is encoded by the coding sequence ATGCCAGCAGACAGGATTATAAGAATAGCACAGGAGATGAAAAAGACACTTTCAGTCATAATATCTTCTGAAATAAAGGATCCGCGTATCTCACCGATGACAAGCGTCATGAAGGTGGAACTTACGCGTGACCTTAAGTATGCAAAAGCCTATGTCAGCGTTTATGACAACGATGAAGTAAAGAAGTCTACGATTGAAGCACTAACACATGCGCAAGGATATATAAAGAAGCTTTTAGGCGAGCGCATAGACATGCGCCGTATGCCAAGCATAAAGTTTATATTAGATGATTCAATAGATGCAAGTATTAATATCGCTAAAATCTTAAAGGATATTGGGGTAAGTGAGGAAAAGTGA
- the infB gene encoding translation initiation factor IF-2 encodes MNNVKVVDLNKQISVKSEELLEKLISYQAEVQKNHAVLKKLEVDMLKAMREEKQNELEKKAVNIDEKSADAKAEQPHVKKEAAKAKEEADLEAKAPKKEEKIAAGVKAGDIKVAKNTEKPTAAETSKQKSEPPKRTISSEKSNRNETRNSTFNDKNLNYRNNSNVKRNENIRTERFSQKQDNRQSSDRSPRQFNNNRYEKRDGFTPRPQGPNNYNNARGTFNKDMNKDDDFKAQERRPVKKTRPTSNDIPVMEVKKNTSHLSKKQTNKKPEDDNRNKSRKSIIKERIFEYDDERMGSKKFKPRKEKQVIMPEPIKIDHAIISTEMVSVKTLAEKTGKPAAEIIKKLFLLGIMCTINSEIEFETAQLVCSDFGIDLELKLEKTAEDSLIDEDREDRPEELKRRPPVVTIMGHVDHGKTSLLDAIRSSRITEQEAGGITQHIGAYRIKVKDNYITFLDTPGHEAFTAMRARGAQVTDIAILVVAADDGIMPQTVEAINHAKAAEVPIIVAVNKIDKENANIDRVKQELTEHGLVSEEWGGDTIVVPVSALTHEGLDNLLDMILLVADVQELTANPERMAKGTIIEARLDKGRGPVATVLIQNGTLNITDTVVAGTAYGRVRAMVDENGKNVKLALPSQPVEVIGFSEVPQAGDIFYAVKQSLSRQVAEERRDRQKADMLKNIAKVSLEDLFSRISEGSIKDLNIIVKADVQGSAEAVSQSLKKISNDEVQVKIIHQGVGAIQKTDVMLASAANAIIIGFNVRPDNTARETAEKENVDIRLYRIIYNAIEDIENAMKGMLKPVFEEVITGHAQVRTLFKVSNVGTIAGCYVTDGKIQRNSKVRLLRDNVVVYEGEISSLKRFKDDVKEAVSGYECGITLNNFNDIKEEDVIEAFEMREMAR; translated from the coding sequence ATGAATAACGTAAAGGTTGTTGATTTGAACAAACAAATATCAGTGAAATCTGAGGAACTGCTTGAAAAACTTATATCTTATCAGGCCGAGGTACAAAAAAATCACGCTGTATTAAAGAAATTAGAAGTGGACATGTTAAAGGCGATGCGTGAAGAAAAACAAAATGAGCTTGAAAAGAAAGCTGTAAATATCGATGAAAAATCTGCAGATGCTAAGGCAGAGCAGCCGCATGTAAAAAAAGAGGCGGCTAAGGCAAAAGAAGAGGCAGATCTAGAAGCCAAAGCTCCTAAAAAAGAAGAAAAAATAGCTGCCGGGGTTAAGGCAGGCGATATTAAAGTTGCCAAAAATACGGAAAAACCAACAGCTGCGGAAACAAGCAAGCAAAAAAGCGAACCTCCAAAAAGAACTATTTCAAGCGAAAAAAGCAACCGAAACGAAACAAGAAACAGCACCTTTAACGATAAGAACCTAAATTATAGAAACAATTCCAACGTTAAAAGAAATGAAAACATTAGAACAGAACGTTTTTCTCAAAAGCAGGATAATAGGCAAAGTAGTGACCGCTCTCCACGTCAATTTAATAATAATAGATACGAAAAGAGAGACGGGTTTACCCCGCGTCCGCAAGGGCCAAACAATTATAACAATGCGCGTGGCACTTTCAATAAGGACATGAACAAGGACGATGATTTTAAGGCTCAAGAAAGACGACCGGTTAAAAAAACGCGGCCGACATCCAACGATATTCCGGTTATGGAGGTAAAGAAAAATACCAGCCATTTGTCTAAAAAGCAAACAAATAAAAAGCCAGAAGATGATAATAGGAACAAGAGCAGGAAATCAATTATAAAAGAACGTATATTTGAATACGACGATGAGCGTATGGGTTCAAAGAAATTTAAGCCCAGAAAAGAAAAACAGGTAATAATGCCAGAACCTATAAAGATAGACCATGCTATTATATCAACAGAGATGGTGTCGGTTAAGACTTTGGCGGAGAAAACAGGCAAACCTGCAGCAGAAATAATAAAAAAACTTTTTCTCCTTGGCATAATGTGCACTATAAATTCAGAAATAGAATTTGAGACTGCACAGCTCGTATGTTCGGATTTTGGTATAGATTTAGAGTTGAAACTTGAAAAGACAGCGGAAGACTCGCTGATAGATGAAGACAGGGAAGACAGGCCGGAAGAATTAAAGCGCCGTCCTCCAGTTGTAACTATTATGGGCCATGTAGACCATGGCAAGACTTCGCTTCTGGATGCGATAAGAAGTTCGCGTATAACGGAACAGGAAGCGGGCGGAATAACACAGCACATAGGAGCATACAGGATAAAGGTTAAAGACAACTACATTACGTTTTTAGATACTCCGGGGCACGAAGCCTTTACAGCCATGCGTGCGCGTGGTGCACAGGTAACGGATATTGCGATTTTGGTTGTAGCAGCAGACGATGGTATAATGCCGCAGACTGTTGAAGCGATAAACCATGCCAAGGCTGCCGAAGTACCTATCATAGTTGCTGTAAACAAGATAGATAAGGAAAATGCAAATATAGATCGTGTAAAACAGGAACTGACAGAACATGGCCTGGTTTCTGAGGAGTGGGGAGGAGATACGATAGTCGTACCGGTATCCGCACTGACACACGAAGGGCTAGACAATCTGCTCGATATGATACTTTTGGTAGCAGATGTTCAGGAGCTGACTGCAAATCCGGAGCGTATGGCAAAAGGAACTATAATCGAGGCACGGCTTGACAAAGGAAGAGGCCCTGTTGCTACAGTATTAATACAAAACGGAACGCTTAATATAACTGATACAGTAGTCGCCGGTACTGCATATGGCAGAGTGCGTGCTATGGTCGATGAAAATGGTAAAAATGTAAAATTAGCTTTGCCCTCTCAGCCGGTTGAGGTTATAGGTTTTTCAGAGGTGCCGCAGGCAGGGGATATATTCTATGCTGTTAAACAGTCTCTCTCCCGCCAGGTAGCAGAGGAAAGGCGAGACAGGCAAAAAGCGGATATGCTTAAAAATATTGCAAAGGTATCGCTTGAAGACCTCTTTTCACGCATATCAGAAGGCAGTATAAAGGATCTTAATATAATTGTAAAAGCAGATGTTCAGGGTTCTGCCGAGGCTGTATCGCAGTCTCTTAAAAAGATTTCAAACGACGAAGTCCAGGTGAAGATAATCCACCAGGGCGTTGGTGCGATACAAAAGACGGACGTAATGCTTGCTTCTGCCGCAAATGCGATAATAATAGGTTTTAATGTGCGCCCTGATAACACGGCAAGGGAAACGGCGGAAAAAGAAAACGTAGATATAAGGCTTTATAGAATAATCTATAACGCTATTGAAGACATAGAAAACGCTATGAAGGGAATGCTAAAACCAGTATTTGAAGAAGTTATTACCGGCCATGCGCAAGTAAGGACTTTATTTAAAGTCTCCAATGTAGGTACCATTGCAGGATGTTACGTTACAGATGGTAAAATACAGCGTAACTCAAAGGTAAGGCTGCTTAGGGACAATGTAGTAGTCTACGAAGGGGAAATATCTTCACTTAAGCGTTTTAAAGATGATGTCAAAGAAGCAGTATCCGGCTATGAATGCGGAATAACGCTTAACAATTTTAACGATATAAAAGAAGAAGATGTAATAGAAGCATTTGAAATGCGGGAAATGGCACGTTAG
- a CDS encoding ribosomal L7Ae/L30e/S12e/Gadd45 family protein, which translates to MYNMLGLASRAGKCVFGQEAFLNAIRAKKIALAVLSEDASDNTKKKIRNACEYYNIKLLELKTDMLGQSVGKPGVKVVGIIDKMMSNAILNKIKD; encoded by the coding sequence ATGTATAATATGCTGGGGCTGGCTTCCCGGGCGGGGAAGTGTGTATTTGGCCAGGAGGCGTTTTTAAATGCGATTCGCGCGAAAAAAATAGCCTTAGCGGTATTATCCGAAGATGCTTCGGATAATACCAAAAAGAAAATAAGGAATGCATGCGAATACTATAATATTAAATTATTGGAGCTTAAAACAGACATGCTTGGGCAAAGCGTTGGAAAACCCGGAGTAAAAGTTGTCGGGATAATAGATAAAATGATGAGTAATGCAATTTTAAATAAAATAAAAGATTAA
- a CDS encoding YlxR family protein produces the protein MKNKKIPIRMCVACRSPLPKKEMLRIVKTTEGLKLDLTGKMPGRGAYICSEIECLERAKKINAFEHALEGKLTEELFAEIRRAILRRRINLDV, from the coding sequence ATGAAGAATAAAAAGATACCAATTCGTATGTGCGTAGCCTGCCGCTCTCCGCTACCAAAAAAGGAAATGCTTAGGATAGTGAAGACAACTGAGGGGTTAAAGCTAGATTTAACAGGCAAAATGCCAGGGCGCGGTGCATACATTTGTTCTGAAATAGAGTGCCTTGAGCGGGCAAAAAAAATAAATGCATTTGAGCATGCGCTTGAAGGTAAATTGACAGAAGAGCTTTTTGCCGAAATAAGAAGAGCAATACTTAGGCGGAGAATTAATTTAGATGTATAA
- the nusA gene encoding transcription termination factor NusA: protein MNDNLISAFELLEKEKGIKREVLVDTIQTALISAYKKNYNTEGQISVDLDEETGDIHVYAEKDVVEEVENENSQISLEEAKKENEAYEVGDSFKIEVTPKSFGRIAAQTAKQVIVQRLREAERDVVYEEYAERVNEIVTGVVQKTDRSGAIVEIGRAEALLPAQEMLPNERLNINDKVKVFIFEVKRAVKGPQITVSRTHPGLVKRLFEIEVPEIAKNVVLIKSIAREAGQRTKIAVYSADEHVDAVGACVGQKKTRIEHIVEELNDEKIDIILWSADPMEFIANALRPAKVIMVQINETEHAAKVIVPDSQLSLAIGRDGQNVRLAAKLTGWKIDIKNQQALEELYKNKQEDEEETEEELEEELEEIEEEIEEDVDLSEDDVETEEEDDTSKTE from the coding sequence ATGAATGATAATCTTATAAGCGCGTTTGAGTTGCTTGAAAAGGAAAAAGGTATAAAAAGGGAAGTACTGGTAGATACGATACAGACTGCTTTAATTTCTGCATATAAGAAAAATTACAATACAGAAGGACAAATAAGCGTAGACCTGGATGAAGAGACAGGAGATATCCACGTATATGCAGAAAAAGATGTAGTTGAAGAAGTTGAAAACGAAAACAGCCAAATAAGCCTTGAAGAAGCAAAAAAAGAAAATGAAGCTTATGAAGTTGGAGATTCGTTTAAAATAGAAGTTACACCGAAATCTTTTGGAAGGATAGCTGCGCAGACCGCAAAACAGGTCATAGTACAACGTTTAAGGGAAGCCGAAAGAGACGTGGTATACGAAGAATATGCCGAACGCGTAAATGAGATAGTTACAGGTGTTGTGCAAAAGACAGACAGGTCCGGAGCAATAGTTGAGATAGGCCGTGCTGAGGCACTGCTTCCGGCGCAGGAAATGCTTCCAAACGAGAGGCTCAATATAAACGACAAGGTAAAAGTATTTATATTTGAAGTAAAGCGTGCCGTAAAAGGCCCGCAGATAACAGTATCAAGGACGCATCCGGGGCTGGTCAAGCGCTTGTTTGAAATAGAAGTCCCTGAAATTGCTAAAAATGTCGTCTTAATAAAAAGCATAGCAAGAGAAGCAGGCCAGAGGACAAAGATAGCAGTATATTCCGCAGATGAGCACGTTGATGCAGTTGGTGCATGCGTAGGCCAGAAAAAGACGAGGATTGAGCATATAGTAGAGGAACTTAATGACGAGAAGATAGATATTATACTGTGGAGCGCAGACCCGATGGAGTTTATAGCTAATGCGCTTAGGCCGGCAAAGGTTATAATGGTACAAATTAATGAAACCGAACATGCTGCAAAGGTTATAGTTCCAGACAGCCAATTGTCTCTTGCAATAGGAAGAGACGGGCAAAATGTACGTCTTGCTGCTAAACTTACAGGGTGGAAAATAGATATAAAGAACCAGCAGGCGTTAGAGGAACTTTATAAGAATAAACAGGAAGATGAAGAAGAAACGGAAGAAGAATTAGAAGAGGAATTAGAAGAAATAGAAGAAGAAATAGAAGAAGACGTGGATTTATCTGAAGACGATGTGGAAACAGAGGAAGAAGACGATACAAGCAAAACAGAATAG